A single window of Martelella sp. NC20 DNA harbors:
- a CDS encoding phosphopentomutase yields the protein MARAFLYVLDSFGIGGAPDARAYGDLGADTLGHIAEFCAAGLGDREGLRSGPLRLPNMAALGLIEAAKLASGNYPAGMERSERFLGRYGAASEVSRGKDTPSGHWEIAGTPVMFDWGYFPDGPDCFSRELLEAIYAEAGISGSLGNCHASGTEIIKRYGQEHVWTRRPIFYTSSDSVFQIAAHEYHFGLDRLMKLCAVVRQLTYAYNIGRVIARPFAGETAETFKRTGNRRDFSIEPPDRTLLDRVSEAGRKVLAVGKISDIFAGKGVTRLYKGDGNEALVDASLEAIAQADDGDLVFTNLVDFDMLYGHRRDVPGYAAALEAFDARINDIAERLKPGDIVVLTADHGCDPTWRGSDHTRERVPVLVFGPGLRPGSFGVRDSYADIGESIAAHLGLAPGTNGRSFL from the coding sequence ATGGCTCGCGCCTTTCTTTACGTTCTTGATTCCTTCGGCATCGGCGGCGCGCCGGATGCCCGCGCCTATGGCGATCTTGGCGCCGATACGCTCGGTCATATCGCCGAATTCTGCGCCGCCGGGCTCGGCGACCGGGAAGGGCTGCGCTCAGGCCCGCTGCGGCTTCCCAATATGGCGGCACTCGGGCTCATCGAGGCGGCGAAGCTTGCGAGCGGCAATTATCCGGCCGGCATGGAGCGGTCCGAGCGGTTCTTGGGCCGCTACGGCGCGGCAAGCGAGGTCTCGCGCGGCAAGGACACGCCGTCAGGCCACTGGGAGATCGCCGGCACGCCGGTGATGTTCGACTGGGGTTATTTCCCCGACGGGCCGGATTGTTTTTCACGGGAACTCCTGGAGGCGATCTACGCCGAGGCCGGCATTTCCGGCAGTCTCGGCAATTGCCACGCGTCGGGCACCGAGATCATCAAGCGCTATGGTCAGGAGCATGTCTGGACCCGGCGGCCGATCTTCTACACCTCCTCCGACAGCGTGTTCCAGATCGCCGCCCATGAATATCACTTCGGGCTGGACCGGCTGATGAAGCTTTGCGCCGTCGTGCGCCAACTGACCTATGCCTACAATATCGGCCGGGTCATCGCCCGCCCGTTCGCCGGCGAGACCGCCGAGACCTTCAAGCGCACTGGCAATCGCCGCGACTTCTCGATCGAGCCGCCGGACAGGACCCTGCTCGACCGGGTGAGCGAGGCCGGGCGCAAGGTGCTGGCGGTCGGCAAGATTTCCGATATCTTCGCCGGCAAGGGGGTGACCCGGCTCTACAAGGGCGATGGCAACGAAGCGCTGGTCGATGCCAGCCTCGAGGCGATAGCGCAAGCGGATGACGGTGATCTCGTGTTCACCAATCTGGTCGATTTCGACATGCTCTACGGCCATCGCCGCGATGTGCCGGGCTATGCCGCAGCCCTCGAGGCCTTCGACGCCCGGATCAACGATATCGCCGAACGGCTGAAGCCCGGCGATATCGTGGTGCTGACCGCCGATCACGGCTGCGATCCCACCTGGCGCGGCTCCGACCATACCCGCGAGCGTGTGCCGGTGCTGGTCTTCGGCCCGGGGCTGAGGCCTGGTTCGTTCGGCGTGCGCGACAGCTATGCCGATATCGGGGAGAGCATCGCGGCGCATCTGGGCCTCGCGCCCGGCACGAACGGGAGGTCGTTTCTGTGA
- the xseA gene encoding exodeoxyribonuclease VII large subunit encodes MSNPFDAESATNLTEFTVSELSGSIKRTVEDRFERIRLRGEISGYRGPHSSGHAYFSIKDERARIDAVIWRGVFSGLKIKPEEGMEVIVTGKVTTFPGASKYQIVVEALEPAGAGALMALLEERRRKLAAEGLFDEAAKKKLPFMPRVVGVVTSPTGAVIRDILHRIADRFPVHVVVWPVKVQGDGSGDAVAAAIRGFNALGPDAPVRQPDVLIVARGGGSLEDLWGFNDEAVVRAAYESKIPLISAVGHETDWTLIDHAADYRAPTPTGAAERAVPVKADLVADQARLAARLASAVSRVMDFRRQTLTGLVRGLPSLDQLLALPRRRFDEAALRSTRALELNTINKRRAFERSASGLSATPQRLTMMIARDREKVAVLSRRAATAVDAGLKTHRAAIAGQQRVLNSLSYRNVLARGFAVIRDQDNRPVSRAAGIQSGAPVEIEFADGRVKAVTGEGGTPSEAPPAPKPKKKPKIPAKPPTQGSLF; translated from the coding sequence ATGAGCAATCCCTTCGACGCCGAATCGGCGACAAACCTGACGGAATTTACCGTTTCGGAGCTTTCCGGATCGATCAAACGCACGGTCGAGGACCGGTTCGAACGGATTCGCCTGCGCGGCGAAATCTCCGGCTACCGCGGACCACATTCCTCGGGTCACGCCTATTTTTCGATCAAGGACGAGCGCGCCCGGATCGATGCCGTCATCTGGCGCGGCGTATTTTCCGGGCTGAAGATCAAGCCGGAAGAGGGCATGGAAGTGATCGTCACCGGCAAGGTCACCACCTTCCCCGGCGCTTCGAAATACCAGATCGTGGTGGAGGCGCTGGAGCCTGCCGGCGCCGGCGCGCTGATGGCGCTCTTGGAAGAGCGCCGCAGGAAGCTCGCTGCCGAGGGCCTGTTCGACGAGGCGGCCAAGAAGAAGCTGCCGTTCATGCCGCGTGTCGTGGGTGTGGTCACGTCGCCGACCGGGGCGGTGATCCGCGATATCCTGCACCGCATTGCCGATCGCTTTCCGGTCCATGTCGTGGTCTGGCCGGTGAAGGTCCAGGGCGATGGTTCGGGCGATGCGGTCGCCGCCGCCATCAGGGGGTTCAACGCCCTCGGCCCCGACGCTCCCGTGCGCCAGCCCGATGTGCTGATCGTCGCGCGCGGCGGCGGCTCGCTGGAAGATCTCTGGGGCTTCAATGACGAGGCGGTGGTGCGGGCGGCATACGAAAGCAAGATCCCGCTGATCTCCGCCGTCGGCCACGAGACCGACTGGACGCTGATCGATCACGCCGCCGATTACCGCGCCCCGACGCCGACGGGGGCGGCCGAACGGGCCGTGCCGGTCAAGGCCGACCTCGTCGCCGATCAGGCCCGTCTCGCAGCCCGGCTTGCAAGCGCCGTTTCCCGGGTGATGGATTTCCGCCGGCAGACGCTGACCGGGCTTGTCCGCGGCCTGCCGTCGCTCGATCAGTTGCTGGCCCTGCCGCGACGGCGCTTCGATGAGGCGGCGCTGAGAAGCACCCGCGCGCTGGAACTCAATACCATCAACAAGCGCCGGGCGTTTGAGCGCAGCGCCTCCGGCCTTTCGGCAACGCCCCAGCGCCTGACGATGATGATCGCGCGTGACCGTGAAAAGGTAGCGGTGCTTTCGCGCCGGGCGGCAACCGCGGTCGATGCCGGCCTGAAGACCCATCGCGCCGCCATCGCCGGCCAGCAGCGGGTGCTGAACTCGCTGTCCTACCGCAATGTGCTGGCGCGCGGCTTTGCGGTGATCCGCGATCAGGACAACCGCCCGGTCTCGCGCGCGGCTGGAATCCAGTCCGGCGCGCCGGTCGAGATCGAGTTTGCCGACGGAAGGGTAAAGGCGGTGACGGGCGAGGGGGGCACACCGTCGGAGGCCCCGCCTGCACCAAAGCCTAAGAAAAAGCCAAAAATCCCCGCCAAACCGCCCACTCAGGGCAGCCTGTTTTAG
- the upp gene encoding uracil phosphoribosyltransferase, translating to MDGVTVINHPLVQHKLTKMRQKETSTASFRRLLREISTLLCYEVTRDLELTMETIETPMTTMEAPVLEGKKLVFASILRAGNGLLEGMLDLVPSARVSHIGVYRDHETLEAIEYFFKAPEDIGERLVIVVDPMLATGNSSIAAVDRLKERGVTNIRFLCLLAAPEGIENFRKAHPDVAVYTAAIDSHLNEKGYIVPGLGDAGDRMYGTK from the coding sequence ATGGACGGCGTAACGGTCATCAATCACCCCCTGGTTCAGCACAAGCTGACCAAGATGCGGCAGAAGGAAACCTCGACGGCGAGCTTCCGGCGTCTGCTCCGGGAGATTTCGACGCTGCTGTGCTACGAGGTGACCCGCGATCTCGAACTGACCATGGAAACCATCGAGACGCCGATGACGACGATGGAAGCGCCGGTGCTGGAAGGCAAGAAGCTGGTGTTCGCCTCGATCCTGCGCGCCGGCAACGGTCTCTTGGAAGGCATGCTCGATCTGGTGCCGTCTGCCCGCGTCTCCCATATCGGCGTCTATCGCGATCATGAAACGCTGGAGGCGATCGAATATTTCTTCAAGGCGCCGGAGGATATCGGCGAGCGTCTGGTGATCGTCGTCGATCCGATGCTGGCGACCGGCAACTCCTCGATCGCCGCCGTCGACCGGCTGAAGGAGCGCGGCGTCACCAATATCCGCTTCCTCTGCCTGCTGGCCGCCCCCGAGGGCATCGAGAATTTCCGCAAGGCGCACCCCGATGTCGCGGTCTACACCGCGGCGATCGACAGCCATCTCAACGAAAAGGGCTATATCGTCCCCGGCCTGGGTGACGCCGGCGACCGGATGTACGGCACGAAATAG
- a CDS encoding Gfo/Idh/MocA family protein, producing the protein MLRFGIMSTAKIGRELVVPAIVDAENCVLAAIASRDIGRARAMAERFGAPHAFGSYEEMLASDVIDAVYIPLPTSQHVEWAIKAADAGKHVLVEKPLALKADDIAPVIAARDRNKVLVSEAYMVTYTPVWRKVRALLAEGAIGELVHVQGAFTYFLRDETNMRNIPELGGGGLPDIGVYPTVTTRFATGREPARVQATVRYDEKFGTDIYASVRAEFPGFELSFYISTQLANRQSMAFHGTEGLIEVVSPFNADRWGEETVLLSNRNHSETRAFRFQDSRQYVCEVEAFAKAAMGADEAVFTLEDSVRNQRFIDAVYRAGNADGGWTEV; encoded by the coding sequence ATGTTGCGTTTTGGAATTATGTCGACGGCCAAGATCGGCCGCGAACTGGTCGTGCCGGCAATTGTCGATGCGGAAAACTGTGTGCTTGCGGCCATCGCGAGCCGCGATATCGGCCGTGCGCGAGCAATGGCCGAGCGCTTCGGCGCGCCCCACGCCTTCGGTTCCTATGAGGAGATGCTGGCAAGCGACGTGATCGACGCCGTCTATATCCCGCTGCCGACCTCCCAGCACGTCGAATGGGCGATCAAGGCGGCGGATGCGGGAAAGCATGTTCTGGTGGAAAAGCCGCTGGCGCTGAAGGCGGACGACATCGCGCCCGTGATCGCCGCGCGTGACCGCAACAAGGTGCTGGTCAGCGAGGCCTATATGGTCACCTATACGCCGGTGTGGCGCAAGGTCCGGGCGCTGCTTGCGGAAGGCGCGATCGGCGAACTCGTCCATGTGCAGGGCGCTTTCACCTATTTCCTGCGCGATGAGACCAATATGCGCAACATTCCCGAACTCGGCGGCGGCGGTCTGCCCGATATCGGCGTCTATCCGACGGTCACCACCCGCTTTGCCACGGGCCGGGAGCCTGCGCGCGTTCAGGCCACAGTGCGCTATGACGAAAAGTTCGGCACGGATATCTATGCCTCGGTGCGGGCGGAATTTCCGGGCTTTGAACTGAGCTTCTACATCTCCACCCAGCTCGCCAATCGCCAATCCATGGCCTTTCACGGAACGGAGGGCCTGATAGAGGTGGTATCGCCGTTCAATGCCGACCGCTGGGGCGAGGAAACCGTGCTGCTCTCCAACCGCAACCACAGCGAAACCCGGGCCTTCCGCTTCCAGGACAGCCGGCAATATGTATGCGAGGTCGAGGCCTTTGCGAAGGCGGCAATGGGCGCGGACGAGGCGGTGTTCACGCTTGAGGATTCGGTGCGCAACCAGCGTTTCATCGATGCCGTCTACCGGGCCGGCAATGCCGATGGCGGCTGGACGGAGGTCTGA
- a CDS encoding GNAT family N-acetyltransferase, whose product MTAAVIRSAAPTDKAAWLTLWQGYLAFYGTELDEAVTAMTWSRIIDPTSPVFTRLAVVDGVIAGFATCILHPRTWAVEPACYLEDLFVDPASRGSGVGRALIDDLIATGRRDGWTNLYWHTNDDNATARRLYDSYDKADGFVRYRLPLRK is encoded by the coding sequence GTGACCGCCGCCGTGATCCGCTCGGCCGCACCCACCGACAAGGCCGCATGGCTGACGCTCTGGCAGGGCTATCTGGCGTTTTATGGCACTGAGCTGGACGAGGCGGTGACCGCGATGACCTGGAGCCGGATCATTGATCCGACAAGCCCGGTCTTCACCCGTCTTGCGGTTGTCGATGGCGTGATCGCGGGCTTTGCGACCTGCATCCTGCATCCGCGCACATGGGCGGTGGAGCCGGCCTGCTATCTGGAAGACCTGTTCGTCGACCCCGCAAGCCGGGGCAGCGGCGTCGGCCGCGCGCTGATCGATGACCTGATCGCGACCGGCCGCCGCGATGGCTGGACCAATCTCTACTGGCACACCAATGACGACAACGCCACGGCGCGCCGGCTCTACGACAGTTACGACAAGGCCGACGGCTTCGTCCGCTACCGGCTGCCGCTGCGAAAATGA
- a CDS encoding aldo/keto reductase — protein MHKRILGRTDIAIGPVVFGGNVFGWTADEQTSFALLDRFVDAGFNAIDTADVYSKWVDGNQGGESETIIGNWLKRGGVRREDVVIITKVGSEMAPDRKGLGEGWITQAVEESLKRLGTDYIDVYLAHWPDENTPYDETIGAFTRLREQGKVRAIGASNLDAGQLGEALAVAAHTGRAGYDVLQPEYNLYARAAFEGALADLCVEHDIGVITYFSLASGFLTGKYKSADETEGTARGGGVAKYFDDRGRRILKALEQVSTETGEHPASIALAWLMTRRGVTAPIASASKLEQMESLIRAPQLELSGEHLQILQEAGE, from the coding sequence ATGCATAAACGAATTCTGGGCCGCACCGATATCGCCATTGGGCCGGTTGTGTTCGGGGGCAATGTTTTCGGATGGACGGCGGACGAGCAGACCTCGTTTGCCCTGCTCGACCGCTTCGTCGATGCCGGCTTCAACGCTATCGATACGGCGGACGTCTACTCGAAATGGGTGGATGGCAACCAGGGTGGAGAGTCCGAAACCATCATCGGCAACTGGCTGAAGCGCGGCGGCGTCAGGCGCGAGGACGTGGTGATCATCACCAAGGTCGGCTCCGAAATGGCGCCGGACAGGAAGGGGCTCGGCGAGGGCTGGATCACTCAAGCCGTGGAGGAATCGCTGAAGCGACTCGGGACCGACTATATCGACGTCTATCTGGCCCACTGGCCGGATGAAAACACGCCCTATGACGAGACCATCGGCGCTTTCACCCGACTACGGGAACAGGGCAAGGTCCGCGCGATCGGCGCTTCAAATCTCGATGCCGGGCAGCTTGGCGAGGCGCTGGCAGTGGCCGCGCATACCGGGCGGGCGGGCTATGACGTACTCCAGCCGGAATATAATCTCTACGCCCGCGCAGCCTTCGAGGGCGCGCTTGCCGACCTATGCGTCGAGCACGATATCGGCGTCATCACCTATTTCAGCCTCGCCTCCGGCTTCCTCACCGGAAAATACAAATCGGCCGATGAGACGGAGGGGACCGCGCGCGGCGGCGGGGTCGCCAAATATTTCGACGACCGCGGCCGCCGGATTTTGAAGGCGCTGGAACAGGTCAGCACCGAAACCGGCGAGCATCCGGCCTCGATCGCGCTTGCCTGGCTGATGACACGACGCGGCGTCACCGCGCCGATCGCCAGTGCCTCGAAGCTGGAACAGATGGAGAGCCTGATCCGGGCGCCTCAACTCGAACTTTCCGGCGAGCATCTGCAGATCCTTCAGGAGGCGGGCGAGTGA
- a CDS encoding phage head spike fiber domain-containing protein, producing the protein MRLGVSIAASGGRQPTPFWSAPVYLATAADGSNQHGPAAILDLRQDRFALSGVPAGDVPLASTAALTALSARQLTDILGFTRAGSATYIDADGLLQLAAADQPRFDYTHGRRQLLLEGPATNLLTYSNDLTNAAWLKTRVSAAKAETGPSGAPDDACAIVAAPEAGSHYIYRPVTFSAQPYTLTLRVKYAGHRWFYVRLYDGSNLPLASFDLLNGVAGNTSGAVARTMTADENGFYKITVTATMTAGTGNVLLGLNATDAAGIDGWTPTGAEKIIVYGTQLEAGSHSTSYIPTNGTTVTRPADRAQLAEPVAALLRREEASVLVQGEGISGSSPFTGGRLLSGPDGSDAVYLLNTLGTSINAASPVMELATVAAPLPGFGIAAGWDGSTLSGSYNAGAVQSRSGMQEAVLSTAYLGRNETAIAFAAGWYDQLMIWPFRMTDADLQAKAVAYA; encoded by the coding sequence ATGAGACTGGGCGTCTCCATCGCGGCCAGCGGCGGCAGGCAACCGACGCCATTCTGGAGCGCCCCCGTCTATCTGGCGACCGCCGCGGATGGCAGCAACCAGCACGGCCCGGCCGCCATCCTCGACCTCCGTCAGGACCGTTTTGCCCTGTCGGGGGTGCCGGCAGGGGATGTCCCCCTGGCCTCGACGGCGGCGCTCACGGCTCTGTCGGCAAGGCAGCTCACGGATATTCTGGGCTTCACCCGCGCAGGCTCCGCCACCTATATCGATGCCGATGGCCTGCTCCAGCTGGCTGCGGCCGATCAGCCGCGCTTCGATTACACCCATGGGCGGCGTCAGTTGTTGCTGGAGGGGCCCGCGACGAATTTGCTGACCTATTCGAATGATTTGACCAATGCCGCATGGCTGAAGACCCGGGTCTCGGCTGCGAAGGCCGAGACCGGCCCATCCGGCGCACCCGATGATGCTTGCGCCATTGTCGCAGCCCCGGAGGCGGGAAGCCATTACATCTATCGGCCGGTCACATTTTCCGCCCAGCCCTACACCCTGACGCTGCGCGTGAAATACGCAGGCCATCGATGGTTTTACGTCCGCCTCTACGACGGATCGAACCTTCCTCTGGCCTCTTTCGATCTTCTCAACGGCGTAGCCGGGAACACGTCCGGGGCGGTTGCCCGCACGATGACGGCGGACGAAAACGGGTTCTACAAGATCACCGTGACCGCGACGATGACGGCCGGGACCGGCAATGTGCTCTTAGGCCTGAACGCGACGGACGCAGCCGGCATTGACGGCTGGACGCCGACCGGGGCGGAAAAAATCATCGTCTACGGAACCCAGCTGGAGGCTGGCTCCCATTCCACCTCCTACATTCCGACCAATGGAACAACCGTCACCCGACCCGCCGACAGGGCGCAATTGGCGGAGCCCGTTGCCGCACTGCTGCGGCGCGAGGAGGCGAGTGTGCTGGTGCAGGGCGAAGGAATTTCCGGCTCATCGCCATTTACCGGCGGCAGGCTATTGAGCGGGCCAGACGGATCAGACGCAGTTTACCTACTGAACACACTCGGCACATCGATCAATGCCGCATCCCCAGTTATGGAACTCGCGACAGTAGCAGCGCCTTTGCCTGGCTTCGGGATCGCGGCGGGCTGGGACGGCTCCACTTTGAGTGGGAGTTACAACGCAGGAGCCGTGCAGAGCAGGTCCGGTATGCAAGAGGCGGTTTTGTCGACCGCGTATCTTGGGCGCAACGAAACGGCCATTGCCTTCGCGGCCGGCTGGTATGACCAACTCATGATCTGGCCGTTCCGGATGACGGACGCCGATCTTCAGGCAAAGGCGGTGGCTTATGCATGA
- the ybaK gene encoding Cys-tRNA(Pro) deacylase: protein MAKTTQATRFLDKAGVDYTIQQYDYDPNAFKVGLQAAEAIGEAPDRVLKTLMAMVDGRPVCAVVPSNAEVSMKKLATAFSGKHAEMADPKTAERLSGYHVGGISPFGQRKRVPVAFEEKALAEPYVVMNGGQRGLQVKLAPADAVKALGAVTAGVIA, encoded by the coding sequence ATGGCGAAGACCACGCAGGCGACCCGGTTTCTCGACAAGGCCGGCGTCGATTACACCATCCAGCAGTATGATTACGACCCCAATGCCTTCAAGGTCGGGCTTCAGGCGGCCGAAGCGATCGGCGAGGCCCCCGACCGGGTGCTGAAGACGCTGATGGCCATGGTTGATGGCAGGCCGGTCTGCGCGGTGGTGCCCTCCAATGCCGAAGTCTCGATGAAGAAACTCGCCACCGCCTTTTCCGGCAAGCATGCCGAGATGGCGGACCCGAAGACCGCCGAGCGGCTTTCCGGCTATCATGTCGGCGGCATCTCGCCCTTCGGCCAGAGAAAGCGCGTGCCGGTGGCGTTCGAGGAGAAGGCGCTTGCCGAGCCCTATGTGGTGATGAATGGCGGCCAGCGCGGTTTGCAGGTCAAGCTTGCGCCGGCCGACGCGGTGAAGGCGCTTGGCGCGGTAACGGCGGGCGTGATCGCGTAA
- a CDS encoding adenosine deaminase: MIKAELHCHIEGATPPALAGRLAEKYGIDLSRHLSGGRYVWHDFSSFIACYAAIANVFRSEEDFAALAEAYLSELATANTIYAELFVSPEQGLSAGLSKDGYMRAITAGIEAAREKTGIEARMVMIGERHMGPEQVEGAARYAVSCDFPLLTGFNMAGDERMGRVADFARAFDIARDGGLGITIHAGEVCGAFSVRDALDCVRPDRIGHGVRAIEEPDLVRRLADEGVVLEVCPGSNIALSVYPDLAAHPLRRLFDAGVKVTLNSDDPPFFHTSLAREYEAARDEMGFSRQEIDTMTRTAIEAAFVDEPTRKRLLTRLSG, from the coding sequence GTGATCAAGGCCGAACTTCATTGTCATATCGAAGGGGCAACGCCGCCGGCGCTGGCGGGCAGGCTTGCCGAAAAATACGGCATCGACCTTTCCCGCCATCTGAGCGGCGGACGCTATGTCTGGCACGATTTTTCGAGTTTCATCGCCTGCTATGCGGCAATCGCGAACGTGTTCCGCTCGGAGGAGGATTTCGCGGCCCTTGCCGAAGCCTATCTGAGCGAACTGGCCACGGCGAACACGATCTATGCCGAGCTGTTCGTATCCCCGGAACAGGGCCTGTCCGCCGGCCTGTCGAAGGATGGCTACATGCGGGCGATCACCGCCGGCATCGAGGCCGCGCGCGAAAAGACCGGCATCGAGGCGCGCATGGTCATGATCGGCGAGCGCCATATGGGGCCGGAGCAGGTGGAGGGAGCCGCGCGCTATGCCGTTTCCTGCGATTTTCCGCTGCTGACCGGTTTCAACATGGCCGGCGACGAGCGCATGGGCCGGGTTGCCGATTTCGCCCGCGCCTTCGATATCGCGCGCGATGGCGGGCTCGGCATCACCATTCATGCGGGCGAGGTCTGCGGCGCGTTTTCGGTGCGCGATGCGCTCGATTGCGTCCGGCCCGACAGGATAGGCCATGGCGTCAGGGCCATCGAGGAACCGGATCTGGTGCGCCGGCTTGCCGATGAGGGCGTGGTGTTGGAAGTCTGTCCGGGCTCGAATATCGCGCTTTCCGTCTATCCGGATCTGGCGGCCCATCCGCTGCGCCGGCTGTTCGATGCGGGGGTGAAAGTCACGCTCAATTCCGATGACCCGCCGTTCTTCCACACCTCGCTTGCCCGCGAATACGAAGCTGCCCGCGACGAGATGGGGTTTTCGCGGCAAGAAATCGACACGATGACGCGGACGGCGATCGAGGCCGCCTTCGTCGATGAACCGACCCGCAAACGGCTGCTTACGCGGCTTTCGGGCTGA
- a CDS encoding aminopeptidase — MNVQTRLPHPIDLEKLEKLAEVAVKVGLNLAEGQDLVMTAPIEAQPLTRLISRHAYQAGAGVVTTLFSDPEATLERFEHGHDASFDKAADWLYEGMGKAFGNGAARLAIAGDDPMLLAAQDADKVARANRAMSTAYKPALEKIAGFDINWNIVSYPTLAWARTVFPQDPDAIAVAKLAKAIYAASRVDRPDPVGAWRKHNENLHARSAFLNAKRFSALHYTGPGTDLTIGLADDHEWHGGASMAKNGIICNPNIPTEEVFTTPHRLRVDGHVSSTKPLSHQGTLIDDIRVEFSEGRIVKASAAKGEAVLNKVLDTDEGARRLGEVALVPHSSPISASGILFYNTLFDENASCHIALGQCYSKCFLNGDTLSPDEIAARGGNSSLIHIDWMIGSDRIDIDGIDADGNATPVMRGGEWAE; from the coding sequence ATGAACGTTCAGACACGGCTTCCCCATCCCATCGATCTGGAAAAACTCGAAAAACTGGCCGAGGTCGCCGTCAAGGTCGGCCTCAACCTTGCCGAGGGGCAGGACCTGGTGATGACCGCGCCGATCGAGGCGCAGCCGCTGACCCGGCTGATCAGCCGCCATGCCTATCAGGCCGGCGCCGGCGTGGTGACCACGCTGTTTTCCGACCCGGAGGCGACGCTGGAACGGTTCGAGCACGGCCATGACGCGAGCTTCGACAAGGCCGCGGACTGGCTCTACGAGGGCATGGGCAAGGCGTTCGGCAATGGCGCGGCGCGGCTTGCGATCGCGGGCGACGATCCGATGCTGCTTGCCGCCCAGGATGCCGACAAGGTTGCCCGCGCCAACCGCGCCATGTCGACCGCCTACAAGCCGGCGCTGGAGAAGATCGCGGGGTTCGACATCAACTGGAACATCGTCTCCTACCCGACGCTTGCCTGGGCGAGGACGGTATTCCCGCAGGACCCCGACGCGATCGCCGTCGCCAAGCTCGCCAAGGCGATCTACGCCGCATCGCGGGTGGACCGGCCCGACCCGGTCGGCGCGTGGCGCAAGCATAACGAGAACCTGCATGCCCGTTCCGCCTTTCTCAACGCCAAGCGGTTCTCGGCGCTGCACTACACCGGCCCCGGCACCGATCTGACGATCGGGCTTGCCGATGATCACGAGTGGCATGGCGGCGCGTCGATGGCCAAGAACGGCATTATCTGCAACCCGAACATCCCGACCGAGGAAGTGTTCACCACGCCGCACCGGCTCAGGGTCGACGGCCATGTCTCGTCCACCAAGCCGTTGTCCCACCAGGGCACGCTGATCGATGACATCCGCGTCGAATTCAGCGAGGGCCGCATCGTCAAGGCTTCCGCCGCCAAGGGCGAAGCGGTGCTGAACAAGGTGCTCGACACCGACGAGGGCGCCCGCCGGCTGGGCGAGGTGGCGCTGGTGCCGCATTCCTCGCCGATCTCGGCCAGCGGCATCCTGTTCTACAACACGCTGTTCGATGAGAACGCCTCGTGCCACATCGCGCTCGGCCAGTGCTATTCGAAATGCTTCCTCAACGGCGACACGCTTTCGCCCGACGAGATCGCGGCGCGCGGCGGCAATTCATCGCTGATCCATATCGACTGGATGATCGGCTCCGACAGGATCGACATCGACGGGATCGACGCCGACGGCAATGCCACGCCGGTGATGCGCGGCGGCGAATGGGCCGAGTAG
- a CDS encoding spike base protein, RCAP_Rcc01079 family: protein MTDRFASRHATLTSPAYDGFPITTDDAEPVLEVTRALYVGIAGDLTATFASGETVTFQNVSAGTILPIRVSHVLATGTTADALVGLI, encoded by the coding sequence ATGACAGACAGATTTGCATCCCGCCACGCAACGCTCACCAGCCCGGCCTATGACGGGTTCCCGATCACCACCGACGACGCCGAACCGGTGCTGGAGGTTACTCGCGCACTCTATGTCGGGATCGCCGGAGATCTTACCGCGACCTTCGCCTCCGGCGAGACCGTTACCTTCCAGAACGTGTCCGCGGGCACGATCCTGCCCATCCGCGTCAGCCATGTCCTGGCCACCGGCACCACGGCAGATGCGCTGGTGGGACTGATATGA